A single region of the Nicotiana sylvestris chromosome 6, ASM39365v2, whole genome shotgun sequence genome encodes:
- the LOC138870432 gene encoding uncharacterized protein, whose translation MAAACGETSDEDLEDEAGDEQAHMAIEESDDEQEVSVFHLKDKIKFLSKERLSELLLDFIDESEIINNKKEQLSRECVILTAKCKNLESRANKSDIKNAELKNQVLELDTSVLELRSENLKLKLGTCKKKADHTHLTLEENLGKIKDELYKKDEQNLQVQVKGSSQIWYIDSGCSKHMTGSKNQFLSLVDLKRGNVSFGNGKKGEIIGVGKEKRVNNIYIVNLSTFLENELTCLSVWDNDPLLWHKRLGHASLNQLIN comes from the exons atggctGCTGCTTgtggagaaacatcagatgaggatttagaagatgaagctggagatgagcAAGCACATATGGCCATCgaagaatcagatgatgaacaagaggtaagtgtgtttcatctcaaagacaagattaaatttctgtctaaagaaaggttatctgaactattgctagacttcatcgatgagtctgagataattaacaataaGAAGGAACAACTTTCAAGGGAGTGTGTGATCTTAacagccaagtgcaaaaatctagaatctagggctaatAAGAGTGACAttaaaaatgctgagttgaagaaccaagtTCTTGAACTCGACaccagtgtcctagaacttaggtctgaaaatttaaaactgaaattaggaacatgtaaaaagaaagctgatcacacacatctcaccttagaagaaaacctaggaaaaataaaggatgagttgtacaagaaaGATGAGCAGAACTTGCAA gtccaagtgaagggaagtagccaaatatggtacatagatagtggctgctcaaaacatatgactggaagcaagaaccaattCCTTTCACTTGTGGACTTAAaaagaggtaatgtctcctttggaaatgggaagaaaggtgagattattggggttggaaag gaaaaaagagttaacaatatttacattgtaaatTTGTCCACTTTTTTAGAAAATGAACTTACTTGCCTGAGTGTGtgggacaatgatcccctcctgtggcataaaagacttggtcatgcaagtctgaatcaactcatcaattag